AATCCTGTTTCTTTCGGTTTCAATACCTGCAGTACCTCAAAAGAAAAAGCATCTTTCCCATATTCGTTCCACTCACCTTGCAGCACTTTATTCGTGTTTGTTCCGACTTCCAATTCAAATTGTTTCCCCTTCAACGTCTTTAAATTCCTGGTGCTTCCGATAAAGACTTTATTATTTACCGTATTTCTGATTTGGTATACACCTGCTTCAATTTTCGTTTCTTTATATAATTGCTTCAATTCTTTTTTACGATCCATATTTCATGCCTCCAGTCATCATTTCTTCAGCCAATATTGGCTCCCATCAGGCTTTCTATCCAAGAATCCATATTCTATTAAATATCTTCTCAATAGAACATGATCAGGATAAACTGCACCCAATATTTGATTGATTTCTTTCTCTTCGTATTTCCGCTCTTTTTCAAAACGGTTCATAATTTCTTGGAGAATGATCAGCCTTTGTTTTTCCTTTGGCGGGAAAGACTTTAATGCATCTTGACTGCCTTTTGGGAAGTATTTTTTCAGTACAGTCACCTTTTCATCCTCGGTAACGTTATAACGATCATCGACCATCCTTGCTTTTTGATGAAGCGAGATAAATGCCGGTGCATGTTCATCTTTATCTTTCAAAAGTTCCATCAGGGCTAAAAACAACTTAGCCTGACGCTCTTTCTCTTTCAACACAAAGCGATGGTTCCGAATGGTGGAAGGACTCCCAATCCCCATTTCCTCCTGAACCTCAGCATCATTCTTCCCTTGGTAAAAAAGGCGAAGAAGGCGATTTTGATGGTCCGTGAGACCTGTAAGTTTCTTATCGAGATCAATCAAGTAATCGAAAACGGAGCGGTGTGCATGTTCAATATGAATTCCCA
The DNA window shown above is from Peribacillus sp. FSL P2-0133 and carries:
- a CDS encoding GIY-YIG nuclease family protein, which codes for MDRKKELKQLYKETKIEAGVYQIRNTVNNKVFIGSTRNLKTLKGKQFELEVGTNTNKVLQGEWNEYGKDAFSFEVLQVLKPKETGFFDAKRELKKLEEEWLEKIQPYEERGYNRMKSN
- a CDS encoding DUF2087 domain-containing protein, whose translation is MKDAEMFWSASQDELKQGYIEGENQYVCLLCGNAIEKGIVYPKDGILYEAKRYMGIHIEHAHRSVFDYLIDLDKKLTGLTDHQNRLLRLFYQGKNDAEVQEEMGIGSPSTIRNHRFVLKEKERQAKLFLALMELLKDKDEHAPAFISLHQKARMVDDRYNVTEDEKVTVLKKYFPKGSQDALKSFPPKEKQRLIILQEIMNRFEKERKYEEKEINQILGAVYPDHVLLRRYLIEYGFLDRKPDGSQYWLKK